In one window of Armatimonadota bacterium DNA:
- a CDS encoding LCP family protein, whose translation MKTRNGGTHRWWWWVLVPLIVLGAVGAAGVIYMQYLGLQPVRQGLGLLRNQPFGGRKQVSILVLGVDSDKDPRRSDTIMVARVDLTQQRLGVVSIPRDFHVAIPGHGTQKINGAYSLGGVDLARRTVESLIGIPCDYFITINSPGLAQLVDALGGVEVNVDKRMYYRDRRGGLYIDLQPGEQRLNGEQAVGYVRYRHDRMGDLKRIERQQAFLRAVLGEALQPRNIPRLPKLLKLFTETVQTDLMADDLQGIARLVEEMGPDAAKAATLSGTPVDIRGISCLEPDYQQVARAVNQVLLGVPPRVAIVNATEIPGVESGLVHRLTSGGYEVVEARFASHAAATTEIVDRAQYPEEAAEIRRWLKCGVVVKANGEEVPGADITVLLGTDYLGTEQNEEAVTR comes from the coding sequence GTGAAGACGAGAAACGGCGGCACCCACCGCTGGTGGTGGTGGGTGCTCGTGCCGTTGATAGTGCTGGGCGCCGTTGGAGCCGCCGGGGTCATCTACATGCAGTACCTCGGGCTGCAGCCGGTGCGTCAGGGCCTGGGCCTACTGCGCAATCAGCCGTTCGGCGGCCGCAAGCAGGTCAGCATACTGGTCCTGGGCGTGGACAGCGATAAGGACCCGCGGCGCTCCGACACGATCATGGTGGCACGGGTCGACCTGACGCAGCAGCGCCTCGGCGTGGTTTCCATCCCGCGCGATTTCCATGTCGCGATACCGGGCCACGGGACACAGAAGATCAACGGCGCATACAGCTTGGGCGGCGTTGACCTGGCGCGGCGTACGGTCGAGAGCTTGATCGGGATCCCGTGCGACTACTTCATCACGATCAACTCGCCGGGGCTGGCGCAGCTGGTGGACGCGCTCGGCGGGGTCGAGGTCAACGTTGACAAGCGGATGTACTACCGCGACCGCCGCGGCGGGCTGTACATCGACCTGCAGCCCGGCGAGCAGCGCCTCAACGGAGAGCAAGCGGTCGGGTATGTCCGCTACCGCCACGACCGCATGGGCGACCTCAAGCGCATCGAGCGCCAGCAGGCGTTCCTGCGCGCCGTGCTCGGGGAAGCGCTCCAGCCGCGCAACATACCCCGCCTGCCAAAACTGCTCAAGCTGTTCACCGAAACGGTGCAGACCGATCTCATGGCTGACGACCTCCAGGGGATCGCGCGACTCGTCGAGGAAATGGGTCCCGACGCGGCTAAGGCGGCGACGCTGAGCGGCACGCCCGTGGATATCCGCGGCATCAGCTGCCTCGAGCCCGACTACCAGCAAGTGGCGCGCGCGGTCAACCAGGTGCTGTTGGGCGTGCCGCCGCGCGTGGCTATCGTCAACGCAACCGAGATACCGGGGGTCGAGAGCGGACTCGTCCACCGGCTCACGAGCGGCGGATATGAAGTTGTCGAAGCGCGCTTCGCCAGTCATGCGGCGGCGACGACCGAGATCGTGGATCGCGCGCAGTACCCGGAGGAGGCCGCCGAGATCCGGCGTTGGTTGAAGTGCGGCGTCGTGGTCAAGGCGAACGGGGAAGAGGTGCCTGGCGCCGACATCACGGTGCTGCTCGGCACTGATTACCTTGGCACAGAACAGAACGAAGAAGCAGTCACTCGATAG
- a CDS encoding SagB/ThcOx family dehydrogenase: protein MKRLAEAKIGDTVALPQPVTQGRMSVEEAIRRRRSCRDFRGEDLTVEQVSQISWSAQGITGPPHLRAAPSAGACYPLELYLVCRHGLFRYLPHEHAVVKTSERDHRERLARAALGQAFIAEAPLTVALAAVYERTTRRYGDRGLRYVYMDVGVAAENVHLQAEALGLGSVSVGAFDDNAVARALDLPEQEQPVYLIPVGRRAGGD, encoded by the coding sequence ATGAAGCGCTTGGCCGAAGCCAAGATCGGCGACACCGTCGCTCTCCCACAGCCGGTCACGCAGGGCCGGATGTCGGTGGAGGAGGCGATTCGGCGGCGCCGGTCCTGTCGCGATTTCCGCGGCGAGGACCTGACCGTGGAGCAGGTGTCGCAGATATCGTGGTCGGCGCAAGGTATCACGGGCCCCCCGCACTTGCGCGCCGCCCCATCGGCCGGGGCCTGCTATCCCTTGGAGCTGTATCTCGTGTGCCGGCACGGCCTCTTCAGATACCTGCCGCACGAGCACGCCGTGGTCAAGACGAGCGAACGGGACCACAGAGAGCGCCTGGCGCGCGCCGCGCTGGGGCAAGCTTTCATCGCCGAGGCGCCGTTGACCGTCGCGCTCGCCGCGGTGTACGAGAGAACCACGCGGCGGTACGGCGATCGAGGCCTGCGGTACGTATATATGGATGTCGGCGTTGCCGCGGAGAACGTCCACCTTCAAGCGGAGGCGCTTGGCTTGGGCTCGGTGTCGGTGGGAGCGTTCGACGACAACGCCGTAGCCAGGGCGCTTGACCTGCCGGAACAGGAGCAGCCGGTTTACCTCATACCCGTCGGCAGGCGCGCAGGAGGAGATTGA
- the grpE gene encoding nucleotide exchange factor GrpE, which produces MPKPRKIRISSDEAPDEPAPTRGAQAEEPQAVPEEAAAETPEACIQRLEEQLEAAERRAEELNDKHLRALADLENYRRRARQERADTARSGEAAILLEVLPVLDGFGRAVEAAEESNDAAALIAGVKMIHDQLLEALKRKGVRPIEAEGAPFDPMYHDAVGKVETAERPDGTVAVEIQKGYMLGDRVLRPSRVLVAVHPAPAAGPEES; this is translated from the coding sequence ATGCCGAAGCCACGCAAAATCAGGATAAGCTCGGACGAGGCCCCGGACGAGCCGGCGCCCACTCGGGGAGCGCAAGCCGAGGAGCCGCAAGCAGTGCCGGAAGAGGCTGCCGCCGAGACGCCGGAAGCATGTATTCAGCGCCTGGAGGAACAGCTCGAGGCGGCGGAGCGGCGAGCGGAAGAGCTTAATGACAAGCACTTGCGAGCCCTGGCCGATCTCGAGAATTACCGTCGCCGTGCGCGCCAGGAACGGGCGGACACCGCGCGTTCCGGTGAGGCCGCGATCCTGCTCGAGGTGCTGCCGGTGCTTGATGGCTTCGGCCGGGCGGTTGAGGCGGCGGAAGAATCGAACGATGCGGCGGCTTTGATAGCCGGGGTCAAGATGATCCACGACCAACTCCTGGAGGCGCTCAAGCGCAAGGGCGTGCGCCCGATCGAAGCGGAGGGCGCGCCTTTCGACCCGATGTACCACGACGCGGTCGGCAAGGTGGAAACCGCCGAGCGGCCGGATGGCACGGTCGCGGTGGAGATCCAAAAGGGCTACATGCTCGGCGACCGTGTGTTGCGGCCGAGCCGCGTCTTGGTCGCCGTGCACCCTGCCCCCGCGGCGGGCCCCGAGGAGTCGTAG
- a CDS encoding tetratricopeptide repeat protein, protein MSDNARDDDIAEARIEPLLVDANRLRARGDFEAAEQRCREALAAAPGNWEAHELLGDILYQQRRGTDAIEHYRLARAGNPQRPVLEDKIGRASLLLAEKEILRLRAEDLLAGRRDDVPRRPGVAALLSLIVPGFGQIYNREHLKGAIVVAIWLMLVLGVAGAALGSLHGTVGGGRLGLGQFDLAAVFTVFFSRPALWWTLLSIGLWLYAIADGAIQAAKTMMAPEDLA, encoded by the coding sequence ATGTCTGACAACGCGCGAGACGACGATATCGCCGAGGCGCGCATCGAGCCGCTGCTCGTAGACGCCAACCGCCTGCGCGCCAGGGGCGACTTCGAGGCCGCCGAGCAGCGATGCCGGGAAGCTCTCGCCGCTGCGCCGGGTAACTGGGAGGCGCACGAACTCCTCGGCGACATACTGTATCAGCAGCGGCGCGGCACGGACGCCATCGAACACTACCGGCTGGCGCGGGCGGGCAACCCGCAGCGCCCCGTGCTGGAGGACAAGATCGGGCGCGCCAGCTTGCTTCTGGCAGAGAAGGAGATCCTGCGCCTGCGCGCCGAGGACCTGCTCGCCGGCAGACGAGATGACGTCCCGCGGCGACCGGGCGTGGCGGCGCTGCTGTCCCTGATCGTGCCCGGCTTCGGGCAGATCTACAACCGCGAGCACCTCAAGGGCGCGATCGTGGTGGCGATCTGGTTGATGCTCGTGCTGGGCGTCGCCGGCGCCGCCTTGGGATCGCTTCACGGCACGGTGGGCGGCGGGCGGCTGGGGTTGGGCCAATTCGACCTCGCGGCAGTTTTCACCGTGTTCTTCTCGCGCCCCGCGCTGTGGTGGACGCTGCTCAGCATCGGGCTCTGGCTCTATGCGATCGCCGATGGCGCAATCCAGGCGGCGAAAACCATGATGGCGCCGGAGGATCTGGCGTGA
- a CDS encoding TCP-1/cpn60 chaperonin family protein, with the protein MSDAERETKKATSDGTDRLSALLGNAAAIRTVAAAVEGTLGPKGLDCMLVDRLGDVTITNDGSAILDKIDVNHPAARMLVNTAKAQDRQVGDGTTTTTILAGALVTEGVNQVAKGVPVTKVIEGIRAGLERAVEAIEKRSRTIADFDDPLLAQAAVIAGRGERHIAQLAVGAAGLVGRAKLSEPEFRLRDWIVAREGAENEVFSGIIVEKERMNRQMPRVVRRARILLVDDALEPEELEDEALATDAGFARYLELKGRFAEALKRVLALGVNVVVVERAVSDEAEEALTEAGAMVLRRVSARDLARIAEHTGARPVKRTGLARASEEIERCLGRAKMVAEDERLGHVRFDGGKGRHMATLLIGAATAEVKEERLRIAEDAASAVQQALLGGVLPGGGAAEMAASLEVQRLRESTGGMTAYGIDCVVEALKRPLAQIVSNAGFNPLEKMGNLMAEMGGAGGDALAIDCDTGAVADMMTLGVVDPTTVKVHALRAAGEVAEAVLRINTIIRKRDSGPAAAAGSSDA; encoded by the coding sequence ATGTCCGATGCCGAACGCGAGACGAAGAAGGCGACGAGTGACGGGACCGATCGCCTGTCAGCGCTGCTGGGCAACGCCGCCGCAATCCGCACCGTCGCGGCAGCCGTCGAGGGCACGCTCGGCCCCAAGGGCCTCGACTGCATGCTCGTGGATCGTCTCGGCGACGTCACGATCACCAACGACGGCTCCGCGATCCTCGACAAGATAGACGTCAACCACCCCGCTGCGCGTATGCTCGTCAACACAGCCAAGGCCCAGGACCGCCAGGTCGGCGACGGCACCACCACCACCACCATCCTGGCCGGCGCCCTGGTCACCGAGGGCGTGAACCAGGTCGCGAAAGGCGTGCCGGTCACCAAGGTCATCGAGGGCATCCGGGCCGGGCTGGAGCGCGCGGTCGAAGCGATCGAGAAGCGCAGCCGCACCATCGCGGATTTCGACGACCCGCTCCTGGCGCAAGCCGCCGTTATCGCCGGGCGCGGCGAGCGGCACATTGCTCAACTCGCGGTTGGCGCCGCCGGCCTCGTGGGCCGCGCCAAGCTGTCCGAGCCGGAGTTCCGCCTGCGTGATTGGATTGTCGCCCGGGAAGGAGCAGAGAACGAAGTCTTCTCCGGCATCATCGTCGAGAAGGAACGCATGAATCGGCAAATGCCGCGGGTCGTGCGGCGGGCGCGAATCTTGCTGGTTGACGATGCGCTGGAACCGGAGGAATTGGAGGACGAGGCCCTGGCGACGGACGCCGGCTTCGCCCGCTACCTCGAACTCAAGGGACGCTTCGCCGAAGCGCTCAAGCGCGTCCTGGCACTGGGGGTCAACGTCGTCGTTGTCGAACGGGCGGTGAGCGACGAGGCCGAAGAGGCGCTGACCGAGGCGGGCGCGATGGTGCTGCGGCGGGTATCTGCGCGCGACCTCGCCCGCATCGCCGAACATACCGGCGCGCGGCCGGTCAAGCGGACCGGGCTGGCGCGCGCGTCCGAGGAAATCGAGCGCTGTTTGGGCCGCGCGAAGATGGTCGCGGAGGACGAACGCTTGGGACACGTGCGGTTTGATGGCGGCAAGGGGCGGCACATGGCGACGCTGCTGATTGGCGCGGCAACCGCCGAGGTCAAGGAGGAGCGGCTTCGTATCGCTGAAGATGCCGCGAGCGCCGTGCAGCAGGCGCTGCTCGGAGGTGTGCTGCCGGGCGGAGGTGCGGCGGAGATGGCCGCGTCGCTCGAAGTGCAGCGGCTGCGCGAGTCAACCGGCGGCATGACGGCGTACGGCATTGACTGCGTCGTCGAGGCGCTCAAGCGTCCCTTGGCGCAGATCGTCTCCAATGCGGGGTTCAACCCCCTGGAGAAAATGGGTAACCTTATGGCGGAAATGGGTGGCGCCGGTGGCGACGCGCTTGCCATTGACTGCGATACCGGGGCAGTCGCCGATATGATGACCTTGGGCGTCGTGGACCCGACCACCGTGAAGGTGCACGCACTGCGCGCCGCCGGGGAGGTCGCCGAGGCCGTGCTCCGCATCAACACGATCATTCGCAAGCGGGATTCGGGCCCGGCCGCGGCCGCCGGAAGCAGCGATGCATGA
- the rsfS gene encoding ribosome silencing factor: MATAKPRTSRQKALLAASVLAGRKAQRPVILDLRKLTIIADYFVICHGTSDVHVRALAEHLDEEMAARGLRRVSAQGLQEGHWVLLDLGDVIVHVFGEFERGFYDLERLWGDAPTIEVP; encoded by the coding sequence ATCGCAACCGCGAAACCGCGTACCTCGCGCCAGAAAGCGTTGCTCGCGGCCTCGGTTCTGGCGGGCAGGAAGGCCCAGCGGCCGGTCATTCTCGACCTGCGCAAGCTCACCATCATCGCCGACTACTTCGTGATCTGCCACGGCACGTCAGACGTGCACGTCCGTGCGCTGGCGGAGCATCTCGACGAGGAGATGGCCGCGCGTGGCCTCAGGCGCGTCTCCGCGCAGGGGCTCCAGGAGGGGCACTGGGTGCTGCTCGATCTCGGCGACGTTATCGTCCACGTCTTCGGGGAGTTCGAGCGCGGGTTCTATGACCTGGAGCGGCTGTGGGGAGACGCGCCCACGATCGAAGTCCCCTGA
- the hrcA gene encoding heat-inducible transcription repressor HrcA: MLNTLDERKRVILGAVVEQYVATGEPVSSAWVSETRDLGVRAATVRNEMSELEELGCLDHPHTSAGRVPTDRGYRLYVEGVMSDAESSADADLLPELTREHDAEPALATACRALARLTRYLSLAQPPQWGNEKLRNLQLVRLDAHRMLAVLVTESGRIHHALLEFDRLPRPGQLRALAAVINDQFVGTALGEITGGRLEQAVRDLWPQRSFAREALKVLGASMSFADDMPLLVEGGSQLLAMQEFQEAEVAHEVFALIEERSYLCQLLARQRPGLAATIGEEARHPAMRHCALMSATFEVPGGGMGCIGVLGPKRMRYRPVTSALLCAARNLRAVFAHQ; the protein is encoded by the coding sequence GTGTTGAACACGCTCGACGAGCGCAAGCGGGTCATCCTGGGTGCGGTGGTCGAGCAATATGTCGCCACTGGCGAGCCGGTGAGCTCGGCCTGGGTGAGCGAGACCCGCGACCTGGGCGTGCGCGCGGCGACCGTCCGCAACGAGATGTCCGAGCTTGAAGAACTCGGCTGTCTCGACCACCCGCACACGTCAGCGGGGCGCGTGCCGACGGACCGTGGGTATCGCCTGTACGTGGAAGGCGTGATGTCGGATGCCGAATCGTCCGCTGACGCCGATCTCCTCCCGGAACTCACTCGCGAGCACGACGCCGAGCCGGCTTTGGCGACGGCGTGCCGCGCGCTCGCGCGCCTGACTCGCTACCTGTCGCTCGCGCAGCCCCCCCAGTGGGGCAATGAGAAGCTGCGCAACCTGCAGTTGGTGCGGCTGGACGCCCACCGCATGCTCGCCGTGCTCGTTACCGAGTCGGGCCGCATTCACCATGCCCTGCTCGAATTCGATCGCCTGCCGCGCCCCGGCCAGCTACGGGCGCTCGCCGCGGTGATCAATGATCAGTTCGTCGGCACCGCGCTGGGCGAGATCACCGGCGGACGCCTGGAGCAGGCGGTGCGCGACCTGTGGCCGCAGCGGTCCTTCGCGCGCGAGGCGCTGAAGGTGCTCGGCGCGAGCATGTCGTTCGCGGACGACATGCCGCTTCTCGTCGAGGGCGGAAGCCAGCTTCTCGCGATGCAGGAATTCCAGGAGGCCGAGGTCGCTCACGAGGTGTTCGCGCTGATCGAGGAGCGCTCGTATCTGTGCCAGCTGCTTGCGCGACAGCGACCGGGTCTCGCGGCGACGATTGGCGAGGAGGCCCGTCACCCGGCGATGCGCCACTGCGCGCTGATGTCCGCCACGTTCGAGGTACCCGGAGGCGGCATGGGCTGCATCGGTGTTCTCGGGCCCAAGCGGATGCGTTACCGGCCGGTGACGTCGGCGCTGCTGTGCGCCGCGCGCAATCTTCGCGCCGTATTCGCACACCAATAG
- a CDS encoding SPOR domain-containing protein gives MSPTGSRSAPGRAGGGTSAVVLAVLVVTVTCALGGFFIGRYVLGEQYLKMGAARIQQRPAPYVPPSRPVAPPVVEAPESVIEPAEQAPLPQRPEPEATAPPTAERDTTVTLQLGAFLKVENARALVRDLRNRGYSPAVVVEKQGQSTVHRVQMGPLSPERAQALASDLRRQGYEVGVLENR, from the coding sequence ATGAGCCCCACGGGCTCGCGCAGTGCGCCGGGGCGGGCCGGCGGCGGAACCTCCGCCGTCGTGCTCGCCGTGCTGGTCGTCACCGTGACGTGTGCGCTCGGCGGCTTCTTCATCGGCCGCTATGTCCTCGGTGAGCAGTATCTCAAGATGGGCGCGGCGAGGATCCAGCAGCGGCCTGCGCCGTACGTGCCACCCAGCCGGCCGGTCGCGCCCCCGGTGGTCGAGGCGCCGGAGTCGGTCATTGAGCCGGCGGAGCAAGCGCCGCTGCCTCAGCGCCCGGAACCGGAAGCGACCGCGCCGCCGACCGCCGAGCGCGACACGACGGTCACCCTCCAGTTGGGCGCGTTCCTCAAGGTCGAGAACGCCCGCGCCCTGGTGCGCGATCTGCGCAACCGCGGATACTCCCCGGCTGTGGTGGTGGAGAAGCAAGGGCAGAGCACGGTGCATCGGGTGCAGATGGGACCGTTGTCACCGGAGCGCGCGCAGGCGCTGGCCTCCGACCTGCGGCGCCAGGGTTACGAGGTGGGCGTGCTAGAGAACAGGTGA